GCGGACGATGCGTACGGCCTCGACGCCCCGCCCGGCCGGGTCGTCCAGTTTCCAGTCGAGGTAGCGCTTGCCGGGGAAGACGGGGCAGGTGTCGCCGCAGCCCATCGTGACGCACACATCCGACTCCCGGACCGCGTCGGCCGTCAGGACCTTCGGGGTCTGCGCGGAGATGTCGATCCCTGCCTCCGCCATCGCCACGACGGCAGCGGGGTTGACGGCGTCGCCGGGGTTCGATCCTGCGGAGCGGACCTCGACGCGGTCCCCGGCCAGGTGGGCCAGCCAGGCCGCGGCCATCTGGGAGCGGCCTGCGTTGTGCACGCACACGAACAGGACGGACGGCTTGCCGCCGGGCTCGGCCATGGTGATCGTGCTCCCTCGTCGGATGACGGAACCAGCCGGAGACGAGTCAGTCCCAGTTGGCGTCAGTCCCTACTGGTATCAGTGGGCAGTGATGTGACAATATCAGCACATGCTGACTTCAGTCGATGCTGATCTGATGCGGGTGCTGAGCGATCCGCTCCGCCTCCGGATCGTGACCCTGCTGGCGCGCGAGACGCTCTGCACGACGCATCTGGTCGAGGAGACCGGTGCGAAGCAGACGAACCTGTCCAACCACATGAAGGTCCTCCGGGAGGCCGGTGTGGTCGAGACCGAGCCCTGCGGCCGCTTCACCTACTACAAGCTGCGCCCCGAGGTCCTGGCCGGTCTTTCGGCGCAGTTCGCGGCGCTGGCCGAGTCCGCCGG
This genomic interval from Streptomyces sp. NBC_00464 contains the following:
- a CDS encoding arsenate reductase ArsC, producing MAEPGGKPSVLFVCVHNAGRSQMAAAWLAHLAGDRVEVRSAGSNPGDAVNPAAVVAMAEAGIDISAQTPKVLTADAVRESDVCVTMGCGDTCPVFPGKRYLDWKLDDPAGRGVEAVRIVRDEIRALVENLIEEIAPDTAG
- a CDS encoding ArsR/SmtB family transcription factor, coding for MLTSVDADLMRVLSDPLRLRIVTLLARETLCTTHLVEETGAKQTNLSNHMKVLREAGVVETEPCGRFTYYKLRPEVLAGLSAQFAALAESAGAAAENKRACP